Part of the Vibrio celticus genome, ACTCAGCGGCTAGCCCACTAAATAATGAGCAGCGCAAATACCTTTCAGAACTGACCAACCCACAAGCGATTTTGTCTCAGTTGGAACATAACAAGGGTTTGTTCAGTGTCTCTTTAGCTCAAAATATACTGCCAAGTTGGCAGGAATTGTATCGAACGCCTTCGAAAGAGACACAACTGCCGAAAAAGATGAGTATTGCGGTTTATGATTATTATGCGTTGTATCGATGTGCGATTTGCGTATCCGATATACTCAAACGATATGGTGTGGAAGTTAAGGTGAACACCTACAGTTTTCGAGAGTTGGCGCAGCTCTCTCAGAGTGGCGAGTTAAAGGAGGACTTGGTGCTGTGTAACTTGAACCTCGATGACAATGCTCCATCTTCGCTGTTCTCGTGGATGATGAACGATCCTGTTTTGCACTCTGCTTTGGGAGAGATGAACAGCGATTGGCTCAAGCAGCGCTTGGATAGTCATAAAGCATCCGTGGAACTGCCTAATTACTTGGCAGAGCTAGAACCTATCGCTTCTACTCTGATCTCAGATTATTGGTTAGTGCCTATGTTCCATCACTTACAGACCGTTCGTTTCCAAGGGATTCTGAAAAACGTAGCCATCACCAACTGGGGATGGCCAGATTTCAAAAATGTATGGTCTGCTGATTAACCTTTCTGACTAGCTAAATAACTAAGTTAATTCGTTTTCAAAGTCGGTTTCTCCAAAATCGACTTTGGCACGCTCACGTCTAGATAAATTAAAAATTACACTCGGTGGTTTACTTTTTATTTTTGATATGTAAACTAGTCGGTGTAGTTTATTTGTTGGGTCTATCCCAACGGTTAAAGAGATACCAATGAAAAAATATCTATTACCGATTTTAGGAGTACTTGCCGTGGTCGCTATCGTAAGCACAGGTTCACAATCAAACGACAATCTAGATAAGCTTCCAAAGAAGTTTGCTAACAGTGAGTTGGAATACAAATCGGGTATGTCTGATATTTTTTCAATCTTAAAAGCATACGTGACTGTGGAAAGAAACGAGCCAGTGCCGCGCGCTGCATTGCCTTTGATTCCAATGACAGCTGAGCAATTGATCGAAGAACAAGACGACGTTGCTTACCGCTTAGGTCACTCCAGTGTGATGATGAAACTGGATGGCAAGTTAGTGATGACTGACCCTGTGTTCAGTGATCGTGCATCACCCGTGCAATGGATGGGGCCAAAACGTTTTCATCCGACACCAATCACACTTCAAGACCTACCCGATATCGACGTGGTGGTGATCAGCCACGATCACTACGACCATTTAGACAAAGGTGCCGTTAAGGTGCTCGCTGACAAAGTGGGGATGTTCTTAGTGCCATTAAGAGTGGGCGCACTATTGGAAAAGTGGGGCGTGGATAAAGAGAAGATCATTGAATTGAACTGGTGGGAATCGGCAACAGCCTCAGACATTGAGTTCACGTTAACGCCGACACAGCACTTCTCTGGACGTGGCTTGCTTGATCGTGACCAAACACTGTGGGGCAGTTGGGTTATTAACGCTTCAGACAAGAAAGTCTTCTTTAGCGGTGATTCTGGTTACTTCAATGGCTTTAAAGAGATTGGCGACCGTTTTGGGCCGTTTGATTTAACCATGGTTGAAACGGGTGCGTATAACTCACTTTGGGCGGATATTCATATGTTCCCAGAACAGAGTGTTCAGGCACACATTGATCTGCAAGGTAAGGTGATGATGCCAATCCACAACAGTACCTTCGACCTTTCTATGCATGATTGGCAAGATCCAATGGAACAAGCTCTGGCGATTAGCAAAGAGCGAGATGTACAAATGGTAAGCCCTGTGATGGGTGAGCGTTTGGTGATCTCAGAGCCGATACCTGTTCAGGCATGGTGGAAACTGGCATCTAATTAACACTCTCTTCTAAGTGAGAGGTCGCCATACCGCTAATCTGTATAAAACCAGCTGATACAAAAAACGCCACTGATCATTCGATTCGGTGGCGTTTTTTCGTTTCGTTTTGAAGATCAGCTTTCTAAGTTCTGCGCCATTTTCTTCGCAATTTTTCTGAATTGTTCTAACTCATCTTCGGCCATGCCTTTGGTCATTCTCTTCAGCATGTCTCGATCGATATCCGAGACCTTACTCATGATCTCTTGACCCTTATCGGTCAGAACCAATAACTGGCTGCGCTTGTCTTCCGGGTTCGGAGACTTCTTCACAAGTTCCTGATTGATCAAGGCATTAATGAGCCGAGTGACCTGTGCTTTATCACGATCTAGGAAGTGTGCGATATCGATAGCGGTACATGGAGACTTCTTAGTAATGATCTTCATGACACGAATGTTCATAGGGGCGATCTCTGAGTCTAAGCTCTCAATCTGTTCGCTCATTTGACGTTTCAAAGAGTGCACTAAACGAAAGATAGACTCTAGCGATGTGTTATCAGACATAAACGATCCTT contains:
- a CDS encoding MarR family winged helix-turn-helix transcriptional regulator, translating into MSDNTSLESIFRLVHSLKRQMSEQIESLDSEIAPMNIRVMKIITKKSPCTAIDIAHFLDRDKAQVTRLINALINQELVKKSPNPEDKRSQLLVLTDKGQEIMSKVSDIDRDMLKRMTKGMAEDELEQFRKIAKKMAQNLES
- a CDS encoding MBL fold metallo-hydrolase is translated as MKKYLLPILGVLAVVAIVSTGSQSNDNLDKLPKKFANSELEYKSGMSDIFSILKAYVTVERNEPVPRAALPLIPMTAEQLIEEQDDVAYRLGHSSVMMKLDGKLVMTDPVFSDRASPVQWMGPKRFHPTPITLQDLPDIDVVVISHDHYDHLDKGAVKVLADKVGMFLVPLRVGALLEKWGVDKEKIIELNWWESATASDIEFTLTPTQHFSGRGLLDRDQTLWGSWVINASDKKVFFSGDSGYFNGFKEIGDRFGPFDLTMVETGAYNSLWADIHMFPEQSVQAHIDLQGKVMMPIHNSTFDLSMHDWQDPMEQALAISKERDVQMVSPVMGERLVISEPIPVQAWWKLASN